In a genomic window of Gloeomargarita sp. SKYB120:
- a CDS encoding 2Fe-2S iron-sulfur cluster-binding protein yields the protein MTEIFPIEIRHRGQVFTIQAPANQTILDSAAAAGWELPSSCRAGICTTCAARLLSGTVEQPDAMGLSPALMEQGFALLCVAYPRSPIVLETGHEETVYELQFGQFQKPAKS from the coding sequence ATGACGGAAATCTTTCCCATCGAAATTCGCCATCGGGGGCAAGTTTTCACGATACAAGCGCCGGCCAACCAGACGATTTTAGATAGCGCTGCTGCAGCGGGCTGGGAATTACCGTCGTCTTGCCGGGCGGGCATTTGCACGACCTGTGCCGCTCGTCTTCTCAGTGGGACGGTGGAGCAACCGGATGCGATGGGATTGAGCCCAGCACTGATGGAACAGGGATTTGCCCTACTGTGTGTAGCCTATCCCCGCTCACCCATCGTTTTGGAAACGGGTCACGAGGAAACAGTTTACGAACTGCAATTCGGTCAGTTTCAAAAACCTGCCAAGTCTTAG
- a CDS encoding helix-turn-helix domain-containing protein yields MPRPYNYDLRKKAVEAISNGATIMGASRFLNVSYRTVQRWLRQGSETGDVHPKEGYQKGHRHKLKDLEEF; encoded by the coding sequence ATGCCCAGACCGTATAACTATGATTTGCGTAAGAAGGCGGTAGAAGCCATCTCGAATGGCGCCACTATCATGGGAGCCAGTCGGTTCCTGAACGTCAGCTATCGAACGGTACAGCGCTGGCTCAGACAAGGGTCAGAAACAGGAGATGTCCACCCCAAGGAAGGCTATCAAAAAGGCCATCGTCATAAGCTGAAAGACCTAGAAGAATTCTAG
- a CDS encoding DUF3488 and transglutaminase-like domain-containing protein, which yields MNWNLKDAHKVCTYALVGIAFAALLTGHATHPLANGVFLLLGVVSWFWEPPRIRWEQYAKLWMPLTVGVLVVLVGAIGLLRAHPLDVSLYLLLYLTLAKLFQRERPEDYNQAMALSFLLLAASTVYTSDILFGLLFALYVILGVVNFTLYHLRVQVREHGKAAAQSRLFNTRVLVMLVWVGLATFILSVGLFFLFPRIGLGFFGRGGAGQRELGRGFGEQVHVGDHGRLDRDTRVVMRVEFPEGAPPPMMPLYWRGVSFDLYDGQTWKRTLSQGEFRAAQDRLVELQPAPANLPLLRQDIYLEPSSHLILFALNPLYRVRLPETAQSVRIQVGTLGDAQQPARIIHQWGRSLFVTRTGDVYYTYRGEVGYQYTAWSRPMFPRASDLRRVDANLTLQQLAQAGLKEPYLQLPANFNPRIRELAADLTRNAPTLFDKVQAIRSYLAQNFTYTTDLPDPGDQPVVDAFLFTHRRGHCEYFATAMTLMLRSIGIPARLVNGYLGGRWNAYDHYLAVQVAHAHSWVEVPFAGYGWLTFDPTPPGFGPQTGNWWSDLLDALRFRWNKYVLEYNLDTQLEGLKQVQTWLQPPAKPGPLEKGLDVQQLWRVVGVLLVTVAAGLGGYQRRGRPLRLGDGLGLGVSIGLNAWIAGPLPWPWSREIGGLAPALAFFIARYLRWGQAKANVSPVSRLYLQLREALVEQGLAIEPAMGPLAVRQQLETSDLPDREIAVQVIDTYMTVRFGGQSLSPAALDAYRAQVRHLLQRWRTRQRQKVLH from the coding sequence ATGAATTGGAACCTAAAAGACGCCCACAAGGTTTGTACCTATGCGCTGGTGGGGATCGCCTTTGCCGCCCTGCTGACCGGTCATGCCACCCATCCCTTGGCCAACGGCGTGTTCCTACTGTTGGGAGTTGTGAGTTGGTTTTGGGAACCGCCTCGGATTCGCTGGGAACAGTACGCCAAACTGTGGATGCCCCTGACGGTGGGGGTGTTGGTGGTCTTGGTAGGCGCAATCGGGCTGTTGCGGGCGCATCCCCTAGACGTGTCCCTGTATCTGCTGCTGTATCTCACCCTGGCGAAACTGTTTCAGCGGGAGCGTCCCGAGGACTATAACCAGGCGATGGCCCTGTCGTTTCTGTTGCTAGCGGCCTCCACCGTTTACACCAGCGACATCCTGTTTGGCCTCCTGTTTGCCTTGTACGTGATTTTGGGGGTGGTCAACTTTACGCTGTATCACCTGCGGGTGCAGGTCCGGGAGCACGGCAAGGCTGCGGCCCAGTCTCGGCTTTTTAACACGCGAGTACTCGTGATGCTGGTCTGGGTGGGCCTGGCCACGTTCATCTTGTCGGTGGGCCTGTTTTTTCTGTTTCCCCGAATCGGATTGGGCTTTTTTGGCCGCGGAGGGGCGGGTCAGCGGGAGCTTGGTCGTGGATTTGGTGAGCAGGTGCATGTGGGCGACCATGGCCGGTTGGACCGGGATACGCGGGTGGTGATGCGGGTGGAATTCCCCGAAGGCGCACCGCCACCGATGATGCCCCTATACTGGCGGGGAGTCAGTTTTGACCTTTATGACGGCCAGACGTGGAAGCGCACCCTGTCGCAAGGCGAGTTCCGCGCCGCCCAGGACCGCTTGGTGGAATTGCAACCAGCCCCAGCCAACCTGCCGCTCCTGCGACAAGACATCTATCTAGAGCCATCGTCCCATCTCATCCTGTTTGCCTTGAACCCGTTGTACCGGGTGCGGTTGCCGGAAACGGCCCAGAGCGTGCGGATACAGGTGGGCACATTGGGGGATGCCCAACAACCGGCGCGTATTATTCACCAGTGGGGCCGCTCCCTGTTTGTGACGCGCACGGGGGATGTGTACTACACCTACCGAGGCGAGGTGGGTTACCAGTACACTGCCTGGAGCCGTCCGATGTTCCCCCGCGCGAGCGACCTGCGGCGCGTTGACGCAAATCTCACCCTGCAACAGTTGGCCCAAGCGGGGTTGAAAGAGCCCTACCTGCAACTACCTGCCAACTTCAACCCCCGGATTCGGGAACTGGCGGCGGACCTAACCCGTAACGCCCCCACCCTGTTCGACAAGGTGCAGGCCATTCGCTCGTACTTGGCCCAGAATTTCACCTACACCACTGACCTGCCAGACCCCGGCGACCAACCGGTGGTAGATGCCTTTTTGTTTACCCACCGGCGGGGCCACTGCGAATACTTCGCCACAGCCATGACGCTGATGCTGCGCAGTATTGGCATTCCGGCGCGGCTGGTGAATGGCTATCTGGGCGGACGGTGGAATGCCTACGACCATTACTTGGCGGTGCAGGTGGCCCATGCCCACAGTTGGGTGGAGGTGCCCTTTGCCGGTTATGGCTGGTTGACCTTTGACCCAACGCCGCCGGGGTTTGGGCCGCAGACTGGGAACTGGTGGTCCGATTTGTTGGATGCCCTGCGCTTTCGTTGGAATAAGTACGTGTTGGAGTACAACCTGGATACCCAGCTCGAAGGCCTCAAACAGGTGCAGACCTGGTTGCAGCCTCCCGCCAAGCCTGGCCCGCTGGAAAAGGGCCTGGATGTGCAACAGCTTTGGCGAGTGGTTGGCGTGTTGCTCGTGACAGTCGCCGCAGGTCTTGGGGGGTATCAGCGGCGCGGTCGCCCGCTGCGACTAGGGGATGGCCTGGGCTTGGGGGTGTCCATCGGTCTAAACGCTTGGATCGCCGGGCCGTTGCCTTGGCCCTGGAGCCGCGAAATCGGGGGATTGGCGCCAGCGCTGGCCTTCTTTATCGCCCGCTATCTCCGCTGGGGCCAGGCAAAAGCCAATGTATCACCTGTCTCGCGTCTATACCTGCAACTGCGAGAGGCCCTCGTAGAACAAGGGCTAGCGATTGAGCCAGCGATGGGGCCTTTGGCGGTGCGCCAGCAGTTGGAAACCAGCGACCTACCCGACCGGGAGATAGCCGTTCAGGTCATTGATACATACATGACCGTGCGTTTTGGCGGGCAGTCCCTGAGCCCCGCGGCGCTTGATGCCTACCGAGCACAGGTGCGCCATCTCCTACAGCGGTGGCGAACCCGGCAACGGCAAAAAGTCCTGCACTAG
- a CDS encoding alpha/beta fold hydrolase — protein sequence MTQANQPFTYVGNGSGACLLIHGLGGGIYELQPLGERLHRQGWTVRGMNLPGHDRPAPQMPASTWPEWVACVQDEYAQLRRNYARVAVVGFSNGGLLALYLAAHVPVDRLVLLAPFLGMWPWQWPLLYSVGYLIPSLPRRRLPIADPMLERQAWQCSFFQDFNLAAVRSALALQQKVRALLPQVTVPTLVIQSRYDRVVDPQATWQGFQQLGSPEKVFHWLDTGNHILTWDYPREQVYRLVQDFLPLPGSPPL from the coding sequence ATGACCCAGGCCAATCAGCCCTTCACGTACGTAGGCAATGGTTCAGGTGCCTGCCTGCTGATTCACGGTTTGGGGGGCGGCATTTACGAACTGCAACCGCTGGGGGAACGCCTGCATCGCCAGGGCTGGACGGTGCGGGGTATGAATTTACCGGGGCATGACCGCCCGGCTCCCCAGATGCCCGCTTCCACGTGGCCAGAATGGGTTGCCTGCGTGCAGGACGAATACGCCCAGTTGCGCCGAAATTATGCCCGGGTTGCAGTCGTGGGATTTTCCAATGGCGGACTGCTGGCGCTCTATTTAGCCGCGCATGTGCCGGTGGACCGCCTGGTGCTGCTAGCGCCGTTTCTGGGGATGTGGCCCTGGCAGTGGCCGTTGCTCTACAGCGTGGGCTATCTCATTCCCAGCCTCCCGCGCCGCCGCTTACCGATTGCCGACCCGATGCTCGAACGGCAAGCTTGGCAGTGCTCGTTTTTTCAGGACTTCAACCTGGCGGCGGTCCGCAGCGCTCTGGCGTTGCAGCAGAAGGTGCGCGCACTGTTACCCCAGGTCACAGTGCCCACGCTGGTGATCCAATCCCGCTACGACCGAGTGGTGGACCCCCAGGCGACCTGGCAAGGGTTTCAGCAGTTGGGTAGCCCGGAAAAGGTCTTTCACTGGCTAGACACGGGCAACCACATCCTCACCTGGGACTACCCCCGCGAGCAGGTCTATCGCCTAGTGCAGGACTTTTTGCCGTTGCCGGGTTCGCCACCGCTGTAG
- a CDS encoding TldD/PmbA family protein: protein MAHPILAQLLDLARSRADGVEVYYLRSYSRPVQFENNRLKSISSKAVEGVALRVIHQGRLGFAASTDLTRPEAVVNAALETATVGDPAEIEFAAAFQGEDTRPLVELPTPETLVNIGKELIEQVHAYNPDILVDVSFNPGFGEVYLLTDRGAQAYYQRQSLSVGLGGNWVRGEDFLQIYSYEVTDGHAPDYNRLVQEVVQKYRWAETTTPAPSGNLPVLFTPRAVASVLAGLFESMLSGQAVVQKATPLADKVGQRVFDPHWTVTEDPTAGVSARQFDDEGTPTQTQTLVAQGIVQGFYWDKTWAQRAGRTSTGNGYRSGLSRPGAELLNLCIAPGTVPYTELVAQMADGVIVDQVLGAGQSNQLAGEFSVNLDLGYRVINGEIVGRVKNTMVAGSILEAPVAAMSQEREWVGASVYSPAVLFASLGVATRS, encoded by the coding sequence ATGGCCCATCCGATTTTGGCCCAATTGCTAGACCTGGCTCGGTCTCGCGCCGACGGGGTGGAGGTGTATTACCTGCGCAGTTACAGCCGTCCGGTGCAGTTTGAGAACAACCGGCTCAAATCCATAAGCAGCAAGGCGGTCGAGGGCGTGGCGCTGCGGGTCATTCACCAGGGGCGCTTGGGATTTGCCGCCAGCACCGACCTAACCCGCCCGGAGGCGGTGGTTAACGCCGCTTTGGAAACCGCCACTGTCGGTGACCCCGCCGAAATTGAATTTGCCGCTGCGTTCCAGGGGGAGGACACCCGCCCCCTTGTGGAACTCCCTACCCCAGAAACCCTGGTCAACATTGGCAAGGAGTTGATCGAACAGGTCCACGCCTACAACCCGGACATTTTGGTGGATGTCTCGTTTAACCCCGGCTTTGGGGAAGTTTACCTGCTGACAGACCGGGGTGCCCAGGCTTATTACCAGCGCCAGTCCTTGAGTGTGGGCCTAGGGGGCAACTGGGTGCGCGGCGAAGACTTTCTGCAGATTTACAGTTACGAGGTCACGGACGGCCACGCCCCCGACTATAACCGATTGGTGCAGGAAGTGGTGCAGAAGTACCGCTGGGCCGAGACAACAACGCCGGCGCCCAGTGGGAATTTGCCCGTATTGTTTACGCCCCGCGCGGTGGCTAGCGTCCTGGCGGGCCTGTTTGAGTCTATGTTGTCGGGGCAAGCGGTTGTGCAGAAAGCGACCCCCTTGGCGGACAAGGTAGGTCAGCGGGTGTTCGACCCCCACTGGACCGTAACCGAGGACCCCACCGCTGGCGTGAGCGCCCGCCAGTTTGACGACGAAGGCACCCCGACCCAAACCCAAACCCTGGTCGCGCAGGGCATCGTACAGGGCTTTTATTGGGACAAGACCTGGGCGCAGCGGGCAGGCCGGACTTCGACTGGCAATGGCTACCGCAGTGGTCTTTCTCGTCCCGGCGCGGAATTGCTTAACCTGTGTATTGCTCCCGGCACTGTTCCCTACACCGAGCTGGTGGCCCAGATGGCCGACGGGGTGATCGTGGACCAGGTGTTGGGCGCGGGCCAGTCCAACCAGTTGGCCGGCGAGTTTTCCGTGAATCTAGACCTAGGCTACCGGGTCATCAACGGCGAAATCGTCGGGCGGGTGAAAAACACCATGGTGGCTGGGAGCATCTTGGAGGCGCCCGTGGCGGCCATGAGTCAAGAGCGGGAGTGGGTGGGCGCTAGTGTTTACAGTCCAGCGGTGTTGTTTGCGTCTTTGGGGGTCGCTACTCGCAGTTAA
- a CDS encoding ATP-dependent Clp protease ATP-binding subunit translates to MFERFTEKAIKVIMLAQEEARRLGHNFVGTEQILLGLIGEGTGVAAKVLKSMGVNLKDARIEVEKIIGRGSGFVAVEIPFTPRAKRVLELSLEEARQLGHNYIGTEHLLLGLIREGEGVAARVLENLGVDLSKVRTQVIRMLGETAEVTAGGGSTRTKTPTLDEFGTNLTQLAAEGKLDPVVGREKEIERVIQILGRRTKNNPVLIGEPGVGKTAIAEGLAQRIANRDVPDILEDKRVVTLDIGLLVAGTKYRGEFEERLKKIMDEIRQAGNVILVIDEVHTLIGAGAAEGAIDAANILKPALARGELQCIGATTLDEYRKHIERDAALERRFQPVMVGEPSVEETIEILFGLREKYEQHHKLKITDEALRAAAKLADRYISDRFLPDKAIDLIDEAGSRVRLINSQLPPAAKELEKELRQILRQKDDAVRAQDFERAGELRDREIEIKAQIRAIVQSKKAEAQQGGGETPMVTEDDVAQIVASWTGIPVSKLTETESERLLHMEETLHQRIVGQEEAVRAICRAVRRARVGLKNPNRPIASFIFSGPTGVGKTELTKALAAYFFGSEEAMIRLDMSEYMERHTVSKLIGSPPGYVGYNEGGQLTEAVRRRPYTVVLFDEIEKAHPDVFNLLLQILEDGRLTDAKGRTVDFKNTLLVMTSNIGSKVIEKGGGGLGFELGEDKEDTQYNRIRNLVNEELKQYFRPEFLNRIDEIIVFRQLTKDEVKQIADIMLKEVYGRLAEQGITLQVTEAFKDRLVEEGYSPSYGARPLRRAIMRLLEDSLAEEILSGRIKSGDTAIVDVDPETKQVKVLCEPTKRELLPQSSS, encoded by the coding sequence ATGTTTGAACGGTTCACGGAGAAGGCCATCAAAGTCATTATGCTTGCCCAGGAGGAGGCGCGCCGCCTCGGGCACAACTTTGTGGGAACGGAGCAAATCCTACTGGGGCTGATCGGCGAGGGCACCGGGGTGGCCGCCAAGGTGCTGAAATCCATGGGTGTGAATTTGAAGGACGCCCGGATTGAGGTGGAAAAAATCATTGGCCGGGGTTCAGGCTTTGTGGCGGTCGAGATTCCCTTTACCCCTCGAGCCAAACGGGTTTTGGAGCTGTCGCTAGAGGAGGCGCGGCAGCTAGGCCACAACTACATTGGGACAGAACACCTGTTGCTGGGATTGATCCGCGAAGGGGAAGGGGTGGCCGCCCGCGTGCTGGAGAACTTAGGGGTGGACTTGTCCAAGGTGCGCACCCAGGTCATCCGGATGCTGGGCGAAACGGCGGAGGTCACGGCTGGCGGTGGGAGCACCCGCACCAAGACCCCCACGCTGGACGAATTCGGCACTAATCTGACCCAGCTTGCGGCAGAAGGGAAGCTTGACCCGGTGGTGGGTCGGGAGAAAGAAATTGAACGGGTGATCCAAATCTTGGGGCGGCGCACTAAAAACAACCCGGTGCTCATTGGGGAACCGGGGGTCGGAAAAACGGCGATTGCGGAAGGGCTGGCCCAGCGAATCGCCAACCGGGATGTACCAGACATTCTCGAAGACAAGCGGGTGGTGACCCTGGACATCGGTCTGCTGGTGGCGGGTACCAAGTACCGGGGCGAGTTTGAAGAGCGCCTCAAAAAAATCATGGACGAAATCCGCCAGGCGGGGAACGTGATCCTGGTGATTGATGAAGTCCATACCCTGATCGGAGCCGGGGCTGCGGAAGGGGCGATTGATGCGGCCAATATCCTGAAACCGGCCTTGGCGCGGGGTGAGTTGCAGTGCATCGGCGCCACTACCCTGGACGAATATCGCAAGCACATCGAGCGGGATGCGGCCCTCGAGCGGCGGTTCCAGCCGGTGATGGTGGGTGAACCCTCGGTCGAGGAGACCATCGAAATTCTGTTTGGCCTGCGGGAGAAGTACGAGCAACACCACAAGTTAAAGATCACCGACGAGGCGCTGCGGGCGGCGGCCAAGTTGGCGGACCGCTATATCTCCGACCGCTTCTTGCCGGATAAGGCCATTGACCTGATTGACGAGGCGGGGTCGCGGGTGCGGTTGATTAACTCCCAGTTGCCGCCGGCGGCCAAGGAACTGGAGAAGGAGCTGCGGCAAATCCTGCGCCAAAAGGATGATGCGGTGCGCGCCCAGGACTTTGAGCGGGCCGGGGAGCTACGGGACCGCGAGATTGAAATCAAGGCGCAAATCCGGGCGATTGTCCAGAGCAAGAAGGCCGAGGCCCAGCAAGGGGGCGGTGAAACTCCGATGGTGACGGAAGATGACGTGGCGCAAATCGTGGCCTCCTGGACAGGGATTCCGGTGAGCAAGTTGACCGAGACCGAGTCGGAACGCTTGTTGCACATGGAAGAAACCCTGCACCAGCGGATCGTGGGGCAAGAGGAGGCGGTGCGGGCGATTTGTCGAGCGGTGCGGCGGGCGCGCGTGGGCCTGAAGAATCCCAACCGTCCGATTGCCAGCTTCATCTTCTCTGGGCCAACGGGGGTTGGAAAGACCGAGCTGACCAAAGCCTTAGCGGCCTACTTCTTCGGCTCCGAGGAGGCGATGATTCGCCTGGACATGTCGGAGTACATGGAGCGGCACACGGTCTCCAAGCTGATCGGTTCGCCGCCTGGCTATGTGGGCTACAACGAAGGGGGCCAGTTGACGGAGGCGGTGCGGCGCCGGCCCTACACGGTTGTCTTGTTCGATGAAATTGAAAAAGCCCACCCGGATGTCTTCAACCTGTTGTTGCAAATCCTGGAGGATGGCCGGTTGACCGATGCCAAGGGGCGCACAGTGGACTTCAAAAACACACTGCTGGTGATGACCTCCAACATCGGCTCCAAGGTCATTGAAAAGGGCGGCGGTGGCTTAGGCTTTGAGCTGGGCGAAGACAAGGAAGACACCCAGTACAACCGGATTCGCAACCTGGTGAACGAGGAACTTAAGCAATACTTCCGCCCCGAATTCCTGAACCGGATTGATGAAATCATCGTCTTCCGGCAATTGACCAAGGACGAGGTCAAGCAAATTGCCGATATCATGCTCAAGGAGGTCTATGGGCGGCTGGCCGAGCAGGGGATTACCCTGCAGGTGACAGAAGCCTTCAAGGATCGGCTGGTGGAAGAAGGCTATAGCCCGTCCTACGGGGCGCGGCCTTTGCGGCGGGCGATCATGCGCCTGCTGGAGGACTCCCTAGCGGAAGAAATCCTGTCTGGGCGCATTAAGTCGGGCGACACGGCGATTGTGGACGTGGATCCCGAAACGAAGCAGGTGAAGGTACTCTGCGAACCGACAAAGCGGGAGTTGTTGCCCCAGTCCTCGAGCTAG